The Gemmata palustris genome includes a region encoding these proteins:
- a CDS encoding reverse transcriptase family protein, whose translation MVRENRVRHRSGVTPETFYHLGLQARDSPGASTPPMSRGTGLVDPLAALTFTDEMSTQQRFVRNLAAGMLAGEWTAAGLRESAYRATGHTFAWAPALAKRVLETHSTAPPFPTLLAVLTADAGFQRAFAALASDRNADDRFPVWHLFPVPTPPPLPRPEWAKELPDLPNEPALAEWLGVPLERLLWLADPKGRNTGHRPGSVRTYRARWVPKTHSRARLLEVPIPALMRAQRKVLVGLLNSVPSHPAVHGFRVGRSAITNAAPHCGRAVVIRFDLADFFPSIPAGRVFRMFLTLGYPETVARLLGSLCTTRLPTKDWNARPNPRTDSAEYQTRIRLATRHLPQGAPTSPALANLAAHRLDRRLAGLASACGATYSRYADDLTFSGGEDVRRSASRLARRVALIAAEEGFTLNRGKTRMQGRSERQTVTGAVVNVRPNIPRADFDLLKAILTNCVRHGPATQNRASHPDFRAHLAGRIAHLASVNPVRGRKLWATFDRIAWDADSTQSGQ comes from the coding sequence ATGGTTCGCGAGAACCGTGTCCGCCATCGCTCCGGGGTTACCCCGGAGACCTTTTATCACTTGGGACTGCAGGCGCGCGACAGCCCGGGCGCTTCCACGCCCCCGATGTCGCGCGGGACGGGACTCGTCGACCCGCTCGCGGCTCTCACGTTCACGGACGAAATGAGCACCCAGCAACGATTCGTGCGAAACCTCGCGGCCGGGATGCTCGCGGGCGAATGGACCGCTGCCGGACTGCGCGAGTCCGCCTATCGTGCAACCGGCCACACCTTCGCGTGGGCACCGGCACTCGCGAAGCGCGTCCTCGAAACACATTCAACCGCGCCCCCCTTCCCCACACTCCTCGCGGTTCTCACGGCCGATGCCGGATTTCAGCGGGCATTCGCTGCGCTCGCGTCCGACCGAAACGCGGACGATCGCTTCCCCGTGTGGCACCTCTTTCCGGTTCCCACACCTCCCCCATTGCCGCGCCCAGAATGGGCAAAGGAGCTCCCCGATCTCCCGAACGAACCCGCGCTCGCGGAGTGGCTCGGCGTGCCGCTCGAGCGCCTGCTGTGGCTCGCGGACCCGAAGGGCCGCAATACGGGACACCGCCCCGGTTCCGTGCGCACGTACCGGGCGCGATGGGTGCCCAAAACTCACAGCCGGGCACGGTTGCTGGAGGTTCCAATACCTGCGCTCATGCGAGCACAGCGGAAGGTACTCGTCGGCTTGCTGAATTCCGTACCATCACACCCGGCCGTACACGGGTTCCGGGTTGGTCGATCCGCAATCACGAACGCAGCCCCACATTGTGGGCGAGCAGTGGTGATCCGCTTCGACCTCGCGGATTTCTTCCCCTCGATCCCGGCCGGGCGCGTGTTCCGAATGTTCCTCACGCTGGGCTACCCCGAAACAGTCGCACGGCTCCTCGGGAGTCTGTGTACCACGCGCCTCCCGACCAAAGATTGGAACGCGCGCCCCAACCCGCGTACCGATAGCGCGGAATACCAAACGCGAATTCGGCTCGCAACCCGCCACCTACCACAAGGCGCGCCGACCTCGCCCGCACTCGCGAACTTGGCGGCCCACCGACTCGATCGCCGACTCGCGGGCCTCGCGTCCGCGTGCGGAGCCACTTATTCGCGATACGCGGACGATCTGACGTTCTCCGGTGGTGAAGACGTGAGGCGCTCCGCGTCGCGGCTCGCGCGCCGAGTGGCACTGATCGCGGCAGAAGAAGGCTTCACATTGAATCGCGGAAAAACGCGCATGCAAGGCCGCAGCGAACGGCAAACCGTGACCGGCGCGGTCGTGAACGTGCGGCCGAACATCCCGCGTGCGGACTTCGATCTGTTGAAAGCGATTCTCACGAACTGCGTGCGCCACGGACCCGCGACCCAAAACCGCGCGAGCCACCCCGACTTTCGTGCGCATCTGGCGGGACGAATCGCGCACCTCGCGTCAGTGAACCCGGTTCGCGGGCGAAAGCTGTGGGCTACCTTCGACCGCATCGCGTGGGACGCTGATTCCACCCAGTCGGGCCAATAG
- a CDS encoding winged helix-turn-helix domain-containing protein, giving the protein MPTDKSRWGLKTRIWVERDGRKVLGPGRVELLEHITREQSISAAAKKMQMSYRRAWTLVQDMNEAAGVALVESSTGGTGGGGAIVTPHGHEAIRLYRALAAQIAQTVAGAPLSVDPLAAPAASG; this is encoded by the coding sequence ATGCCCACTGATAAATCCCGATGGGGATTGAAGACCCGGATTTGGGTCGAGCGCGACGGCCGGAAAGTTCTCGGACCGGGGCGCGTCGAGCTCCTCGAACACATCACGCGCGAACAGAGCATCTCGGCCGCCGCCAAGAAGATGCAGATGTCCTACCGCCGGGCGTGGACCCTCGTTCAAGACATGAACGAGGCCGCGGGCGTCGCGCTCGTTGAATCCAGTACCGGCGGGACGGGCGGCGGCGGCGCGATTGTGACCCCACACGGGCACGAGGCGATTCGGTTGTACCGCGCGCTCGCAGCCCAGATCGCTCAGACGGTCGCGGGCGCTCCGCTCTCTGTTGATCCCCTGGCCGCGCCCGCGGCTTCGGGGTAA
- a CDS encoding alpha/beta hydrolase family protein, translating to MRTVLRLICSVALVAALVPTAGSGEPAAPPSTKEPKVETIDDLWAGFDPRALPLEIEVVQSWDEGDLTVDAIYFNGEEFGGQTTRIFGYLGRPNKVKGKIPGVLHIHGGGQTAVRDWPRFWAARGYACLSFDFCGNTNLPELGPGYKREHYTHWGKVPADMLKIGAGTQMTPTPRHNPWYHWTLAARRGLTLLERYCEVDAEKLGVFGVSVGGTLTWSVASVDSRVKAAAPIYGCGWEFYQYPPDPAAPAGADLKLWRKLIAPEAHAPRVKCPLLYLSATNDGHGRMDLAFRTLDTLGSKDRGQVFSPNYDHHIEPAEAKSLPLFMDCHLKGTPAKWPATPELGFAAGAGGTPEVRVVPANPEQVERVDVYYCLNNDRPTTRFWRTAGVVRRVKDTFTAPAPILAPTDVLFAFANVSYESGARISSRLVKRAAADIAGAKPTLERQLLIDAMDAPTDWNWVPANTDPCRDVSFFSEWTGPTGARGFTLDPKTFGYGGAMPYYFGTRKIGDPQFRGTGRKSLLLDYPAENVPEKLTVRLTNRVPGQNQTEFTAAITLPQRGEGAWRTIRMEAGDFHDATKKALPNWDRVEFFVLNGTNPANKPPVFKRLRWSE from the coding sequence ATGCGAACCGTGCTTCGTCTGATCTGCTCCGTGGCGCTTGTAGCGGCACTGGTTCCCACCGCGGGTTCCGGTGAACCGGCCGCGCCCCCGTCGACAAAGGAGCCGAAGGTCGAAACCATCGACGACCTGTGGGCCGGGTTCGATCCGCGCGCCCTGCCACTCGAAATTGAAGTCGTCCAGAGCTGGGACGAGGGCGATCTCACCGTCGACGCGATCTACTTCAATGGCGAGGAGTTCGGCGGGCAGACGACGCGCATCTTCGGCTACCTCGGGCGCCCGAACAAGGTGAAGGGGAAGATCCCCGGTGTGCTCCACATCCACGGCGGCGGGCAGACGGCGGTGCGCGACTGGCCCCGCTTCTGGGCCGCCCGAGGGTACGCGTGCCTGAGCTTCGATTTTTGCGGCAACACCAACCTCCCGGAACTCGGACCGGGGTACAAGCGCGAGCACTACACGCACTGGGGAAAGGTGCCGGCCGACATGCTGAAGATCGGCGCCGGCACCCAGATGACCCCGACCCCGCGCCACAACCCGTGGTACCACTGGACCCTCGCCGCGCGTCGCGGGCTCACGCTGCTCGAGCGCTACTGCGAGGTCGATGCGGAGAAGCTCGGTGTGTTCGGGGTCTCGGTCGGCGGGACGCTCACATGGAGCGTCGCGTCGGTCGATTCACGGGTGAAGGCCGCGGCGCCGATCTACGGGTGCGGGTGGGAGTTCTACCAGTACCCGCCCGACCCTGCCGCGCCCGCGGGTGCCGATCTCAAATTGTGGCGCAAGCTCATTGCGCCCGAGGCCCACGCCCCGCGGGTGAAGTGCCCGCTCCTGTACCTGAGCGCGACCAACGACGGGCACGGGCGCATGGACCTCGCGTTTCGCACGCTCGATACGCTCGGCTCGAAGGACCGCGGTCAGGTGTTCTCGCCCAACTACGATCACCACATCGAACCGGCCGAGGCGAAGTCGCTGCCGCTATTCATGGACTGTCACCTCAAGGGCACCCCCGCGAAGTGGCCCGCGACACCGGAACTCGGCTTCGCGGCCGGCGCAGGAGGCACCCCCGAAGTCCGCGTCGTGCCCGCGAACCCGGAGCAGGTCGAGCGCGTGGACGTGTACTACTGCCTCAACAACGACAGGCCCACGACGCGCTTCTGGCGCACTGCGGGGGTCGTCAGGCGCGTGAAGGACACCTTCACGGCCCCGGCGCCGATCCTCGCGCCGACCGACGTGCTGTTCGCGTTCGCCAACGTGAGTTACGAGTCCGGCGCGCGTATCAGTTCGCGCCTGGTGAAGCGTGCCGCGGCCGACATCGCGGGAGCAAAGCCGACCCTCGAGCGCCAGTTGCTCATCGACGCGATGGACGCGCCCACCGATTGGAACTGGGTACCGGCGAACACGGACCCGTGTCGCGACGTCTCGTTCTTTTCCGAGTGGACGGGGCCGACCGGCGCGCGGGGGTTCACGCTCGATCCGAAGACGTTCGGGTACGGCGGGGCGATGCCCTACTACTTCGGCACGCGCAAGATCGGCGACCCGCAGTTCCGCGGTACCGGGCGAAAGTCCCTGCTACTGGATTATCCCGCGGAGAACGTACCGGAGAAGTTAACTGTGCGGCTAACGAACCGCGTTCCGGGTCAGAACCAGACCGAGTTCACTGCTGCGATCACACTCCCGCAAAGGGGAGAAGGGGCGTGGCGGACGATTCGTATGGAAGCGGGCGACTTCCACGACGCGACCAAGAAAGCCCTGCCGAACTGGGATCGCGTCGAGTTCTTCGTGCTCAACGGAACCAACCCGGCGAACAAACCGCCGGTGTTCAAGCGCCTGCGCTGGAGTGAGTAA
- a CDS encoding TIGR02996 domain-containing protein has product MARKRAGKNERTQQTGPEMTAEERAELDARLAHMLHAPLKSDLGNGRFFLLWAARDENNSVRTRIWNPETEQELREANFFYDAAHGLGAFTKRVARGQTVRRSATETALINAILRSRDDENGYLVYADYLTENGDTQGDFIRLCTEMQRLKPDAPAHEAKNERIAELVDAHAEEWFDPLEVLGLRPQLVGKFAPWLWLSDKYGVIDAVAVDRPGLLPGNANRLFAAAPFLRKLTFEKGHVAPDLGKVKQLTQIEELNFTHADLTAEALEKIVRSKHLTGLKALHLYGNEIGHAGVHALTEWPGLGRLETLDLTRCDTGPEAVVELARCENTSHITRLRLGHNSIDGDAVRAVLGSPHLGRLIELDLAGADFDHVAAFHFHTSASSKTLQQIDLDSATFTALAFGHFTRCHLPALEFLKLNNVRLRAQEAAYLSSAAFAGTLTALFFDNCGLGAAGAQALLESTFPTLATLDLSRNRLTNRGGLALAHAALSLPALTSLKLWDNKLGPSAITALAESPLLANLTELDINDNKIGPAGATALAKSQYLKHLKTLTVDEKTVGMKGKWALLDRFGESVIGWR; this is encoded by the coding sequence ATGGCACGCAAACGCGCCGGGAAGAATGAGCGCACTCAACAGACCGGTCCCGAAATGACCGCTGAAGAGCGAGCGGAACTTGACGCTCGGCTCGCACACATGCTCCACGCACCACTCAAGAGCGATCTCGGCAACGGGCGATTCTTCTTGCTGTGGGCAGCGCGCGACGAGAACAACAGTGTTCGCACACGTATTTGGAACCCGGAGACGGAACAGGAATTACGAGAGGCCAATTTCTTCTACGACGCGGCCCACGGTCTTGGGGCGTTCACCAAGCGGGTCGCACGGGGCCAGACGGTGCGCCGAAGTGCTACCGAAACGGCGCTCATCAACGCGATCCTCCGGAGCCGCGACGACGAAAACGGCTACCTAGTGTACGCGGACTACCTAACCGAGAACGGCGATACTCAGGGCGACTTCATCCGTTTGTGTACCGAAATGCAGCGACTGAAGCCTGATGCCCCGGCGCACGAAGCGAAGAATGAACGAATTGCCGAATTGGTCGACGCACACGCCGAAGAGTGGTTCGACCCCCTCGAGGTGCTCGGCCTGCGGCCGCAATTGGTCGGCAAATTCGCGCCGTGGTTGTGGCTGTCCGACAAGTACGGCGTTATTGATGCGGTGGCAGTCGACCGACCGGGGCTGTTGCCGGGCAACGCGAATCGGCTCTTCGCCGCGGCGCCGTTTCTGCGAAAACTGACGTTCGAGAAGGGGCACGTCGCTCCGGATCTCGGGAAAGTCAAGCAACTGACACAGATCGAGGAACTGAACTTCACTCACGCGGACCTGACAGCAGAAGCCCTTGAGAAGATTGTTCGCTCGAAACACCTCACCGGTCTGAAGGCCCTGCACCTCTACGGTAATGAAATTGGTCACGCGGGTGTTCACGCACTCACCGAATGGCCGGGGCTGGGGCGCCTCGAAACACTCGATCTTACCAGATGCGACACCGGCCCCGAAGCCGTCGTGGAACTCGCGCGGTGCGAAAACACGTCACACATCACGCGCCTCCGACTCGGTCACAATTCGATCGACGGCGACGCGGTTCGCGCGGTCCTCGGTTCCCCCCACCTCGGCCGCCTCATCGAACTCGACTTGGCGGGAGCGGACTTCGACCACGTTGCCGCGTTTCATTTCCACACGTCCGCTTCCTCCAAAACGCTGCAACAAATCGATCTGGACTCAGCAACGTTCACGGCACTCGCGTTCGGGCACTTTACGCGGTGCCACCTTCCCGCGCTCGAATTTCTCAAGTTGAATAACGTCCGACTCCGCGCGCAGGAGGCCGCGTACCTCTCAAGTGCGGCATTCGCCGGTACGCTTACGGCTCTCTTTTTCGATAACTGCGGATTGGGCGCAGCAGGTGCCCAAGCTCTCCTTGAAAGCACGTTCCCGACGCTCGCAACCCTCGACCTGTCGCGCAACCGACTTACGAACCGTGGCGGCCTTGCACTGGCGCACGCGGCACTAAGCCTCCCCGCACTCACCTCGCTGAAACTTTGGGACAACAAACTGGGTCCGTCCGCGATCACCGCCCTCGCCGAGAGCCCGCTCCTGGCGAACCTGACGGAGCTCGATATCAACGACAACAAAATCGGCCCCGCCGGTGCAACGGCGCTCGCAAAATCACAGTACCTGAAGCACCTCAAAACGCTCACCGTGGACGAAAAGACGGTGGGCATGAAGGGGAAATGGGCGCTCCTTGACCGATTCGGCGAGAGCGTAATCGGTTGGAGGTAG
- a CDS encoding outer membrane protein assembly factor BamB family protein: protein MKARALVLIIGITTILGIGGFAAYQSPWVRSLFARSSVDPAELERAMSAPLRNPAAADAATGYPQWRGAARAGVAPVGSFRTDWDKKKPKELWRQPIGGGYGSCAVVGGRLYVQDRQGGTERVVCIDAETGKPVWDYAYQAGQAGNDSTYAIGPRATPTVIGNTVYTVGGSGKLLVLEVEGRAVKVKWEHDLIPEFQAPMPQWGVACSPLVLGDLVIVQPGGKDAAVVAFDKNSGAVKWRAGSNPPGYSSPIAANIGGQATVFAFLGDALLAVRAADGAVTDSFKWATQFSGNIATPVIVDDEYVFISSAYGMGCGLLRAEKQGDEVKLVKVYENRGRAFQSHHATGVFKDKHLFGVDGTRGDRGLKCIEFMTGKGVPDWEWAESGQASVILVGDHLILQTERGDLCLVDANPKEFNLVAKIPKVLSGKNNWATPTLVNGLLYVRDEEKVLCFDVRP, encoded by the coding sequence ATGAAGGCCCGCGCCCTTGTTCTCATCATCGGTATCACCACGATTCTGGGGATCGGTGGGTTCGCCGCGTACCAAAGCCCGTGGGTGCGGTCGCTGTTCGCGCGCAGCTCGGTCGACCCCGCTGAACTCGAACGCGCGATGAGCGCCCCGCTGCGCAACCCCGCGGCCGCGGATGCCGCGACCGGGTACCCGCAGTGGCGCGGGGCCGCGCGAGCGGGCGTCGCACCGGTCGGGTCGTTCCGCACCGATTGGGACAAGAAGAAGCCGAAGGAGTTGTGGCGCCAACCGATCGGCGGCGGGTACGGGTCGTGTGCCGTCGTCGGCGGGAGGCTCTACGTTCAGGACCGGCAGGGCGGGACCGAGCGCGTCGTGTGCATTGATGCAGAGACTGGTAAACCGGTCTGGGATTACGCCTACCAAGCCGGGCAAGCCGGTAACGACAGCACCTACGCCATCGGTCCGCGGGCCACGCCCACGGTCATCGGGAACACGGTGTACACGGTCGGCGGATCCGGCAAACTGCTCGTGCTCGAGGTCGAAGGCAGAGCGGTCAAAGTGAAGTGGGAACACGACCTGATTCCCGAGTTTCAAGCGCCAATGCCACAGTGGGGCGTGGCGTGTTCGCCGCTCGTCCTCGGTGATCTGGTCATTGTGCAACCCGGAGGCAAGGACGCGGCGGTAGTCGCGTTCGACAAGAACTCGGGCGCCGTGAAGTGGCGGGCGGGTTCCAATCCACCGGGCTACAGTTCGCCCATCGCCGCGAACATTGGTGGGCAAGCGACAGTGTTCGCGTTCCTGGGGGACGCGCTCCTGGCCGTGCGCGCCGCCGACGGCGCGGTGACCGACAGCTTCAAGTGGGCCACCCAGTTCAGCGGGAACATCGCCACGCCCGTCATCGTGGACGACGAGTACGTCTTCATCTCGTCGGCTTACGGGATGGGCTGCGGGCTGTTGCGGGCCGAGAAACAAGGCGACGAAGTGAAGCTGGTGAAGGTGTATGAGAACCGCGGGCGCGCGTTCCAGAGCCACCACGCGACGGGCGTGTTCAAGGACAAGCACCTGTTCGGCGTCGACGGCACGCGCGGCGACCGTGGGCTGAAGTGCATCGAGTTCATGACTGGTAAAGGGGTGCCGGATTGGGAGTGGGCCGAGAGCGGTCAGGCGAGCGTGATCCTCGTGGGCGACCACCTCATTCTCCAAACGGAGCGCGGCGACCTGTGCCTGGTCGATGCGAACCCGAAGGAGTTCAACCTGGTTGCGAAGATCCCGAAGGTGCTGAGCGGGAAGAACAACTGGGCGACGCCCACCCTCGTGAACGGTCTGCTGTACGTTCGGGACGAGGAGAAAGTGCTGTGCTTCGACGTGCGGCCGTAG
- a CDS encoding putative zinc-binding metallopeptidase: MTERSRRVSPALALLAFGLLSSAARARDPLPGAGADPLEAVARAYRIEVTTESAFPVRTTYGAIDGKSPDRAARERYVPLFISEFTLYPRELVTRSKLKRVVLCAELSFAGQRRNAVPDFEHDTLYLDAERGAGDRTYLRKVIHHEFFHIIDYRDDGQLYSDAGWAALNPRDFMYGTGGANAQTTSTTSVLTSAVPGFLNHYSTTGVEEDKAEVFANMIVDSAYVEERIKTDRVLASKVERMRALMARFCPDANESFWTAARRVDRADAAPGSKADSCAPESSSCRPACLVDRWRLLRVPHRRLLRCD, encoded by the coding sequence GTGACCGAACGCTCTCGCCGTGTGAGCCCCGCACTGGCGCTCCTCGCCTTCGGGCTACTTTCCAGTGCCGCACGCGCACGCGATCCCCTACCGGGCGCCGGAGCGGACCCTCTGGAGGCGGTCGCACGAGCCTACCGCATCGAGGTCACAACCGAGTCCGCGTTTCCGGTTCGGACGACCTACGGCGCCATAGACGGAAAGAGCCCGGACCGCGCTGCCCGCGAGCGCTACGTTCCCCTTTTCATTTCCGAGTTCACCCTCTACCCCCGCGAACTGGTAACGCGGTCGAAACTCAAGCGCGTCGTTCTGTGTGCCGAGCTATCATTCGCCGGTCAACGCAGGAACGCGGTTCCCGATTTCGAGCACGACACGCTGTACCTTGATGCTGAGCGCGGCGCGGGCGACCGCACGTACTTGCGGAAGGTGATCCACCACGAGTTCTTTCACATCATCGATTACCGGGACGACGGCCAGCTCTATTCGGACGCGGGGTGGGCGGCACTGAACCCGCGGGACTTCATGTACGGGACCGGCGGCGCGAACGCGCAGACTACGAGCACAACATCCGTGCTCACGAGCGCCGTGCCCGGGTTCCTGAATCACTACTCGACGACCGGAGTGGAGGAAGACAAGGCCGAAGTGTTCGCCAACATGATCGTCGATTCGGCTTACGTCGAGGAGCGGATCAAGACGGACCGCGTGCTCGCGTCGAAGGTCGAGCGCATGCGCGCGCTGATGGCCCGGTTCTGCCCGGATGCGAACGAGAGCTTTTGGACCGCCGCGCGCAGAGTCGATCGAGCGGACGCCGCGCCCGGGAGTAAGGCGGATTCGTGTGCTCCTGAGTCGAGTTCGTGTCGGCCCGCGTGCTTGGTAGACCGCTGGCGCCTGTTGCGGGTACCACACCGCCGGCTCTTGCGCTGTGATTGA
- a CDS encoding DUF1559 domain-containing protein, whose protein sequence is MRRAFTLIELLAVIAIIAILIGLLLPAVQKVREAAARMKCSNNLKQLGLAAHSYHGAYEKFPPGVNQLSFASAPKFRGVTLFVYLAPFMEQDNLTRDWNLTDPLVNTTLPAPGPTAKTATLVPILLCPSDAINGPNPVDSGSNRWYALASYGGNGGGRSYDPAAATNDGMFSVIGPGSQTAPTGQPVRIGDVTDGLSNTALFGERSHTDTNNDKAAAVVVPPSGQFVNPMGSVGWWANSGGRLAAGDVTMSAFAPLNYRVPANPPTDYAGFFPLYELRVNSFGSQHTGGANFALGDGSVRFVRDSLSQPMLKLFCVRNDGQVVNLD, encoded by the coding sequence ATGCGCCGCGCGTTCACGCTGATCGAGCTCCTAGCGGTGATTGCGATCATTGCGATCCTCATCGGGTTGCTCCTCCCCGCGGTCCAAAAAGTTCGTGAAGCGGCCGCGCGGATGAAGTGCTCGAACAACTTGAAGCAACTCGGACTCGCGGCCCACAGCTACCACGGGGCTTATGAAAAGTTCCCGCCCGGGGTGAACCAACTGTCCTTCGCCTCCGCCCCGAAGTTCCGGGGCGTGACGCTGTTCGTGTACCTCGCACCGTTCATGGAACAGGACAACTTGACGAGGGACTGGAACCTGACCGATCCGCTCGTGAACACGACCCTCCCGGCACCGGGACCGACGGCGAAGACCGCGACACTCGTCCCGATCTTGCTCTGCCCCTCGGACGCGATCAACGGACCGAACCCGGTCGATTCCGGGAGCAACCGCTGGTACGCGCTGGCGAGTTACGGTGGCAACGGCGGGGGGCGGAGTTACGACCCGGCCGCCGCCACAAACGACGGCATGTTCTCCGTGATCGGGCCGGGTTCACAGACCGCGCCGACGGGTCAGCCGGTGCGGATCGGGGACGTGACGGACGGGCTGTCGAATACCGCACTGTTCGGCGAGCGGAGCCACACGGACACGAACAACGATAAGGCCGCGGCCGTGGTGGTTCCGCCGAGCGGTCAGTTCGTCAACCCGATGGGGAGCGTGGGGTGGTGGGCGAACTCGGGCGGGCGCCTCGCGGCCGGGGACGTGACGATGAGCGCGTTCGCCCCACTCAACTACCGCGTACCCGCGAACCCGCCGACCGACTACGCCGGGTTCTTCCCGCTCTACGAACTCCGGGTCAACTCGTTCGGGAGCCAGCACACCGGCGGCGCGAACTTCGCGCTCGGGGACGGGTCCGTGCGATTCGTCCGAGATTCCCTGTCGCAACCGATGCTCAAATTGTTCTGCGTTCGGAACGACGGACAAGTCGTGAATCTCGATTAA
- the glmM gene encoding phosphoglucosamine mutase translates to MAVPSDLIVSVSGIRGIVGAGLTAEATARFAAAYGSTAAGKRVILSRDGRPSGEMLRHAVVAGLLGAGCTVEDIGIAPTPTCGFAVRQMNAAGAIQITASHNPAPWNGLKMFGADGAVLPAETGQAIRALYETGDFARSAWDGIGSVSVPPDVSADHARAVLDTISVAAVAGQRFRVFLDANAGAGGPLGTRLLSDLGCDVIQYGCDPTGLFAHEPEPTPANLGDVAPWVQQHECAVGFVLDPDSDRLALIDETGTCVSEEATLALAVKYRLRQQPGAVVVNMSTSRMNEDIAIAAGCPFYRSAVGEANVVGLMRDTHAVIGGEGNGGVIDPRIGWVRDPFVGMAFILSLMAEEKKPFSQLVAELPKYAMLKTKFTVSRERLPDALTALEVRWPDARVDRIDGLRLDGPDWWLHVRGSNTEPVVRVIAEAPTAERSEQLCREAGAVVTG, encoded by the coding sequence ATGGCGGTTCCGTCCGATTTGATCGTGTCCGTGTCCGGGATTCGCGGGATCGTTGGCGCCGGGCTGACGGCCGAAGCCACGGCGCGATTCGCCGCCGCGTATGGCTCTACCGCTGCGGGGAAGCGCGTGATTCTGTCGCGCGACGGTCGGCCCAGTGGCGAAATGCTGCGCCACGCGGTCGTCGCCGGGTTACTCGGTGCCGGCTGCACCGTGGAAGACATCGGCATCGCGCCCACCCCGACGTGCGGGTTCGCGGTGCGCCAGATGAACGCGGCCGGCGCGATCCAGATCACCGCGAGCCACAACCCGGCCCCCTGGAACGGGCTCAAGATGTTCGGCGCGGACGGAGCCGTACTCCCGGCCGAGACGGGCCAGGCCATTCGCGCCTTGTACGAAACCGGGGACTTCGCGCGGTCCGCGTGGGACGGTATCGGGAGCGTCAGCGTTCCGCCGGACGTGAGCGCCGATCACGCCCGCGCGGTGCTGGATACGATCAGCGTCGCGGCGGTCGCGGGCCAGCGGTTCCGCGTGTTCCTCGACGCGAACGCGGGCGCCGGCGGGCCACTCGGTACGCGGCTGCTTTCCGACCTCGGCTGCGACGTGATCCAGTACGGCTGCGACCCGACCGGCTTGTTCGCACACGAACCCGAGCCGACACCGGCCAACCTCGGCGACGTGGCCCCCTGGGTGCAGCAGCACGAATGCGCGGTGGGGTTCGTCCTCGACCCCGATTCCGACCGGCTCGCGCTCATCGACGAGACCGGGACGTGCGTGAGCGAAGAAGCCACGCTCGCGCTCGCGGTGAAGTACCGGTTGCGGCAGCAGCCCGGGGCGGTGGTCGTGAACATGTCCACTTCGCGCATGAATGAGGACATCGCGATCGCGGCCGGGTGCCCGTTCTACCGCTCCGCGGTGGGCGAAGCGAACGTGGTCGGCCTCATGCGCGACACGCACGCGGTCATCGGCGGCGAGGGGAACGGCGGCGTCATCGACCCGCGCATCGGCTGGGTGCGCGACCCGTTCGTCGGGATGGCGTTCATTCTGAGCCTGATGGCCGAAGAGAAGAAGCCGTTCTCGCAGCTCGTGGCCGAGCTTCCGAAGTACGCGATGCTCAAGACGAAGTTCACCGTCTCGCGCGAGCGCCTGCCGGATGCGCTGACCGCACTCGAAGTGCGCTGGCCGGACGCGCGGGTCGACCGCATCGACGGGTTACGGCTCGACGGGCCGGACTGGTGGTTGCACGTGCGCGGGAGCAACACCGAGCCGGTGGTCCGTGTCATCGCCGAAGCGCCCACGGCCGAGCGCTCGGAACAGCTCTGCCGCGAAGCCGGCGCGGTCGTTACAGGTTAA